A genomic stretch from Bradyrhizobium sp. 195 includes:
- a CDS encoding HAD family hydrolase, which translates to MTKISLVVSDVDGTLLTKDKTLTEHARSAVQRLHQAGIGFTITSSRPAIGMRFLIEPLALWLPVGPFNGSSIVDPELRPVEQHLIPPGAAERSLQILREFGADIWLFTTDKWLIDNPGGKYVAHEQHTIRSDPTIVTDFSPYLASACKIVGASADAPGLAACEKAMQDALGVEATAVRSQTYYLDITPPGFNKGTFVEAMAKRLGIATDAVATIGDMQNDLAMFAVSGVSIAMGNAADNVKDQATHVTATNEQDGFAEAMEMILKRNGVG; encoded by the coding sequence ATGACGAAAATCTCACTCGTGGTGTCCGACGTCGACGGCACGCTGCTGACCAAGGACAAGACGCTGACCGAACATGCGAGGTCCGCGGTGCAGCGGCTGCACCAGGCCGGCATCGGCTTCACCATCACCTCCAGCCGCCCCGCCATCGGCATGCGCTTTTTGATCGAGCCGCTGGCGCTGTGGCTTCCGGTCGGTCCGTTCAACGGCTCCTCGATCGTCGATCCCGAGTTGAGGCCGGTCGAGCAGCATCTCATTCCGCCGGGGGCGGCGGAGCGGTCCCTGCAAATTCTGCGGGAGTTCGGCGCCGACATCTGGCTCTTCACCACCGACAAATGGCTGATCGACAACCCCGGCGGCAAGTACGTCGCGCACGAGCAGCACACGATCCGCTCCGATCCCACCATCGTGACCGACTTCTCGCCTTACCTTGCCAGCGCCTGCAAGATCGTCGGCGCCAGTGCCGATGCCCCCGGCCTCGCCGCTTGCGAGAAGGCGATGCAGGACGCGCTCGGCGTTGAGGCCACCGCCGTGCGCTCGCAGACCTATTATCTCGACATCACCCCACCCGGCTTCAACAAGGGCACGTTCGTCGAGGCGATGGCCAAGCGCCTGGGGATTGCCACCGACGCAGTCGCCACCATCGGCGACATGCAGAACGACCTCGCGATGTTCGCCGTCAGCGGCGTCTCGATCGCCATGGGCAACGCCGCCGACAACGTCAAGGACCAGGCCACCCACGTCACCGCGACCAACGAGCAGGACGGTTTTGCGGAGGCGATGGAGATGATCTTGAAACGGAACGGGGTGGGTTGA